A genomic window from Solanum dulcamara chromosome 11, daSolDulc1.2, whole genome shotgun sequence includes:
- the LOC129873003 gene encoding E3 ubiquitin-protein ligase At3g02290-like isoform X1 → MGTVCCCLRDECEDFANPNSSMYRNCICLQTLVQNFLHVYASLFHRGERHVIPSSDQSAASLSSTASLDDSLSDMYRSPPRPLPYDADPRYFRLQQDGQVSRREKGSSHSHEETEPLQRSFDDPESLSDVNKWSQPTFEEGSKEYNKSSVEFSTSKMTSGDAHIYYYSEDEDVCPTCLEEYTEENPKIITKCSHHFHLSCIYEWMERSDSCPVCGKVMAFDETT, encoded by the exons ATGGGTACAGTTTGTTGCTGCTTGCGAGACGAATGTGAAGATTTTGCCAACCCAAACAGCTCAATGTATAGGAACTGTATATGCCTTCAAACTCTTGTTCAGAACTTCTTGCATGTG TATGCATCACTTTTCCATAGAGGAGAAAGACATGTCATTCCTTCATCCGATCAAAGTGCAGCATCTTTGAGTTCTACAGCATCTCTTGATGACTCACTATCTGACATGTACCGTTCTCCTCCGAGACCACTGCCTTATGATGCTGATCCAAGATATTTCCGCTTGCAACAAGATGGACAAGTCTCAAGAAGGGAGAAAGGCTCAAGCCACTCACATGAGGAAACTGAACCACTACAAAGAAGTTTTGATGACCCTGAATCGTTAAGTGATGTAAATAAATGGAGTCAGCCTACATTTGAAGAAGGATCAAAAGAATACAATAAATCTTCTGTCGAATTCTCAACCTCTAAAATGACTTCTGGAGATGCTCATATCTATTATTATTCAGAAGACGAAGATGTCTGCCCAACATGTCTTGAAG AATATACCGAGGAAAAcccaaaaataataacaaaatgcTCTCACCATTTCCACCtgagttgtatatatgagtggATGGAAAGAAGTGACAGCTGTCCAGTTTGTGGCAAG
- the LOC129873003 gene encoding E3 ubiquitin-protein ligase At3g02290-like isoform X2 yields METKEYASLFHRGERHVIPSSDQSAASLSSTASLDDSLSDMYRSPPRPLPYDADPRYFRLQQDGQVSRREKGSSHSHEETEPLQRSFDDPESLSDVNKWSQPTFEEGSKEYNKSSVEFSTSKMTSGDAHIYYYSEDEDVCPTCLEEYTEENPKIITKCSHHFHLSCIYEWMERSDSCPVCGKVMAFDETT; encoded by the exons ATGGAAACTAAGGAG TATGCATCACTTTTCCATAGAGGAGAAAGACATGTCATTCCTTCATCCGATCAAAGTGCAGCATCTTTGAGTTCTACAGCATCTCTTGATGACTCACTATCTGACATGTACCGTTCTCCTCCGAGACCACTGCCTTATGATGCTGATCCAAGATATTTCCGCTTGCAACAAGATGGACAAGTCTCAAGAAGGGAGAAAGGCTCAAGCCACTCACATGAGGAAACTGAACCACTACAAAGAAGTTTTGATGACCCTGAATCGTTAAGTGATGTAAATAAATGGAGTCAGCCTACATTTGAAGAAGGATCAAAAGAATACAATAAATCTTCTGTCGAATTCTCAACCTCTAAAATGACTTCTGGAGATGCTCATATCTATTATTATTCAGAAGACGAAGATGTCTGCCCAACATGTCTTGAAG AATATACCGAGGAAAAcccaaaaataataacaaaatgcTCTCACCATTTCCACCtgagttgtatatatgagtggATGGAAAGAAGTGACAGCTGTCCAGTTTGTGGCAAG